From the Acidilutibacter cellobiosedens genome, one window contains:
- a CDS encoding YlmC/YmxH family sporulation protein, with product MLRLSDMRQKEVVNIDNGTRIGLIYDFEIDLNSGDVSAIIIPGEGKILNFFGKSQDLIIPWENIIKIGTDIILVDLKYSRK from the coding sequence ATGTTGAGGTTATCTGATATGCGTCAAAAGGAAGTAGTTAATATTGATAATGGTACAAGAATCGGATTGATATATGATTTTGAAATAGATTTAAATTCGGGAGATGTATCGGCAATAATTATACCGGGAGAGGGAAAGATACTTAATTTTTTTGGGAAAAGCCAGGATTTGATTATTCCCTGGGAAAACATAATTAAAATAGGAACCGATATAATCTTGGTGGACTTAAAATATAGCAGAAAATAA
- a CDS encoding response regulator transcription factor: MYEKILVVDDEEHIVELLKYNLEANGYAIKSTYSGREALNMAEKEKFDLIILDLMLPEIDGIEVCKRLKENSDTANVPIIMLTAKSGEIDKVLGLEIGADDYITKPFSVRELLARVRALLRRVSKKTEIKGKVIIDKRIIIDLDKHEVYKDDKLVDLTLKEFELLKVLLESKGKVFSRDMLLNMIWGYDYFGETRTVDVHIRNLRKKIEDDDKNPKYIETVRGVGYKFK, encoded by the coding sequence ATGTATGAAAAAATACTTGTTGTTGATGATGAGGAGCATATTGTTGAACTTCTTAAATATAATCTGGAAGCTAACGGTTATGCTATAAAATCAACTTATAGCGGCAGGGAAGCTTTAAACATGGCAGAGAAAGAAAAATTCGATTTAATAATATTGGATTTAATGCTTCCCGAAATTGATGGTATTGAAGTTTGTAAAAGATTGAAAGAGAATAGTGATACCGCGAATGTTCCGATTATTATGCTTACTGCCAAAAGCGGCGAAATAGATAAGGTTTTGGGCTTAGAAATAGGGGCGGACGATTATATAACGAAACCTTTCAGCGTGAGAGAACTTCTGGCAAGGGTCAGAGCTTTATTGAGGAGAGTCAGCAAGAAAACGGAAATAAAAGGGAAAGTTATCATCGATAAAAGGATAATCATAGACCTGGATAAGCATGAAGTTTATAAGGATGATAAATTAGTTGATTTGACTCTGAAGGAATTTGAACTCTTGAAAGTCCTTTTGGAGAGTAAGGGAAAGGTATTTTCCCGGGATATGCTTTTAAATATGATCTGGGGTTATGATTATTTTGGGGAAACAAGGACAGTAGATGTGCATATAAGAAACTTAAGAAAAAAGATTGAAGATGATGATAAAAATCCTAAATATATAGAAACTGTAAGAGGAGTGGGCTATAAGTTTAAATAG
- a CDS encoding sigma-54 interaction domain-containing protein, which yields MKKNILNDIILQSILQYSYIGIHVIDEERKTIIYNEAMAKIEGLESQNVIDKDLLSIFPSLNEETSTLLSVMKTKEPIINKTQTYLNYKGQKITSVNSTIPIFCKEKIVAALEIAEDVTHIRKLSDQLIDLQNDLVTTNKTKGNIGIRKYKFSDIIGNNDKMKIAVDIGKRASNTISSVLIYGETGSGKELFAQSIHYGGIRRRKPFIAQNCAAIPDTLLEGIFFGTEKGGFTGAIERPGIFEQASGGTLMLDEVNSMPVMLQAKLLRVLQEGYIRRIGGVKDIPIDVRIIATVNEDPDECVKKGLLRKDLYYRLNVVYIKIPPLRERVDDIPVICNYFIDKYNRNLNKDVWIISDDVLNSFYTYSWPGNVRELENVIESAMNYISDDEHTLKKEHFITNSHIFKKYDNPNVLDSMDLSIPLPNLMDNIECKVISSAFEKCNYNVSKTAKKLGIKRQTLQHKIKKYQL from the coding sequence ATGAAGAAAAATATTCTCAATGACATAATACTGCAAAGTATTTTGCAGTATTCTTATATTGGAATCCATGTTATAGACGAGGAACGAAAAACCATAATTTATAATGAGGCTATGGCAAAAATAGAAGGATTAGAATCTCAAAATGTAATCGATAAAGACTTACTGTCTATATTTCCAAGCCTGAACGAAGAAACGAGTACACTCCTTAGCGTAATGAAAACTAAGGAACCTATTATTAATAAAACTCAGACATATTTAAATTATAAAGGACAAAAAATAACAAGTGTGAATTCAACAATTCCAATATTCTGTAAGGAAAAAATTGTGGCGGCATTGGAAATAGCAGAGGACGTTACTCATATCAGAAAGCTCTCCGATCAGCTTATTGATCTTCAAAATGATCTTGTTACAACAAACAAAACTAAAGGAAATATAGGAATCAGAAAATATAAATTCAGCGATATTATAGGAAATAACGATAAAATGAAAATAGCTGTAGACATAGGTAAAAGAGCCAGTAATACCATATCCAGCGTATTAATATATGGAGAAACCGGATCGGGGAAAGAACTTTTTGCTCAGAGCATACATTATGGAGGAATCAGAAGAAGAAAACCTTTTATAGCTCAGAATTGTGCTGCTATACCTGATACTCTCCTTGAAGGAATCTTTTTTGGTACTGAAAAAGGCGGTTTTACAGGGGCCATAGAGAGACCTGGAATATTTGAACAGGCAAGTGGAGGGACTTTAATGTTAGATGAAGTAAATTCTATGCCTGTAATGCTTCAGGCAAAGCTGTTAAGAGTACTTCAGGAAGGCTACATTAGAAGAATTGGTGGCGTTAAAGATATACCTATTGATGTAAGAATTATTGCTACCGTTAACGAAGATCCGGATGAATGTGTAAAAAAGGGATTATTAAGAAAAGATCTTTATTATAGATTAAATGTGGTGTACATAAAGATTCCTCCCCTCAGAGAGAGGGTAGATGATATTCCTGTTATATGTAATTATTTTATTGATAAATATAATAGAAATTTAAATAAGGATGTATGGATAATATCGGATGATGTACTAAATTCTTTTTATACATATTCATGGCCCGGGAATGTAAGAGAACTGGAAAATGTAATCGAGTCAGCCATGAATTACATATCCGATGATGAGCATACTTTAAAAAAAGAGCATTTTATAACAAATTCCCATATATTTAAAAAGTATGATAATCCAAATGTATTAGATAGTATGGATTTATCAATACCTCTTCCTAATTTAATGGATAATATTGAGTGTAAAGTTATAAGCTCTGCATTTGAGAAATGTAATTATAACGTTTCAAAAACAGCTAAAAAGTTGGGAATCAAAAGGCAGACTCTTCAACATAAAATCAAAAAGTATCAATTATAA
- the nrdR gene encoding transcriptional regulator NrdR gives MNCPFCDYYETKVVDSRPTDEGQAIRRRRECIKCGRRFTTYEKIEEIPLVVIKKDGNRQAYDRNKLLTGIIKACEKRPVSMAVIENMVNDIEKRLYNSMEKEITSKYIGENVMNELIKVDEVAYVRFASVYRQFKDLNTFMDELKKILDKEK, from the coding sequence ATGAATTGTCCCTTTTGTGATTACTATGAGACAAAAGTAGTGGATTCGAGGCCGACGGATGAAGGACAAGCCATTAGAAGAAGAAGAGAATGTATAAAATGCGGGAGAAGATTTACTACTTATGAAAAAATTGAAGAGATACCATTGGTCGTAATAAAAAAAGATGGAAACAGGCAAGCTTATGATAGAAATAAATTACTTACAGGGATAATTAAAGCCTGCGAAAAAAGGCCCGTGTCTATGGCTGTTATAGAAAATATGGTAAATGATATAGAAAAACGGCTGTATAATTCTATGGAGAAAGAGATAACCAGTAAATATATAGGGGAAAATGTAATGAATGAGTTAATAAAAGTTGATGAAGTGGCTTATGTGAGATTTGCATCTGTATATAGACAATTTAAAGATCTGAATACTTTTATGGATGAATTGAAAAAGATATTGGATAAGGAAAAATAA
- a CDS encoding ornithine aminomutase subunit alpha, whose translation MKRADDFQERRKHLANLSEEELKERFWELAGKIVDPMVDLAYKNTSPSIERSVLLRMGFSSIEAKGIVDKAVERGLLGKGAGNIVYRLAKEKHMGIRETGLKLYEGQMWEDAIAAFKGGAK comes from the coding sequence GTGAAGAGAGCCGATGATTTTCAAGAAAGAAGAAAACATTTAGCTAATCTCTCGGAAGAAGAATTAAAAGAAAGATTCTGGGAATTAGCAGGAAAAATTGTTGATCCTATGGTTGATTTAGCATATAAAAATACGAGTCCTTCTATTGAGAGATCAGTTTTGTTGAGAATGGGATTTTCAAGCATTGAAGCTAAAGGAATAGTTGATAAGGCGGTTGAGAGAGGGCTTCTCGGGAAAGGTGCGGGAAATATTGTTTATAGATTAGCCAAAGAAAAACATATGGGCATAAGAGAAACCGGATTAAAACTCTATGAAGGTCAAATGTGGGAAGATGCCATTGCAGCTTTCAAGGGAGGTGCCAAATAA
- the ortB gene encoding 2-amino-4-oxopentanoate thiolase subunit OrtB — protein MSKDMSFEAVMGRRSEIMKKAIGIDYDAFESDGIVFDYEKMMRETGYSLQEIERIQKETGVGNTPLLELKNLTELARKYAPEGKGARIFIKDEAANPSGSFKDRRAATACYHAQRLGYKGVVAATSGNYGAAVASQAAMRGLKCIIVQECYDSRGVGQPEIIEKARKCEALGAEVVQLTVGPELFYTFLKILEETGYFNASLYTPFGIAGVETLGYELSMQFREREGKDPDAVVITNAGGGNLTGTARGLIKAGASHTQIVGASVDLSGLHMASDTQFNKKSFTTGHTGFGVPFATWPDRSDVPRSAARPLRYMDRYLLINQGSVFYMTEALAQVQGIERGPAGNTSLAVAFSLAQELDEDKIVVAQETEYTGAGKHIQPQLSFAKENGIKVEIGDPEDEVPGKNIVLPKDPSYIKAKDTDINKMRKSYIKNCIKHSDAKKVTDKDIKFLAEETKTNEEFVKEELKELNIIY, from the coding sequence ATGAGTAAGGATATGAGCTTTGAAGCTGTAATGGGCAGAAGGTCTGAAATTATGAAAAAAGCTATAGGAATTGATTATGATGCTTTTGAGTCAGACGGTATAGTTTTTGATTATGAAAAGATGATGCGAGAAACCGGATACAGTCTTCAAGAGATAGAAAGGATACAGAAGGAAACAGGCGTCGGCAATACACCTCTCCTTGAATTAAAGAATCTGACCGAATTAGCAAGAAAATATGCACCGGAAGGAAAAGGAGCAAGGATATTCATTAAGGATGAAGCGGCAAACCCATCGGGAAGTTTTAAAGACAGAAGAGCGGCAACGGCTTGTTATCATGCTCAGAGATTAGGGTATAAGGGAGTTGTTGCGGCGACCAGCGGAAATTACGGAGCAGCGGTGGCAAGCCAGGCTGCCATGAGAGGGCTTAAGTGCATAATAGTTCAGGAGTGTTACGATTCAAGAGGAGTAGGACAGCCGGAAATAATAGAGAAAGCAAGAAAATGTGAAGCACTGGGAGCGGAAGTAGTACAACTTACAGTTGGACCGGAACTCTTCTATACATTTTTAAAGATTCTTGAAGAAACAGGATATTTTAATGCTTCCTTATATACTCCCTTCGGAATAGCAGGAGTCGAAACTTTAGGATATGAATTATCAATGCAGTTCAGGGAAAGAGAAGGGAAGGATCCAGATGCGGTAGTAATCACAAATGCAGGTGGAGGAAATCTTACCGGAACGGCAAGAGGACTTATAAAGGCAGGAGCTTCCCATACTCAGATAGTGGGAGCAAGTGTTGATTTAAGCGGACTTCATATGGCCAGCGATACGCAGTTTAATAAAAAATCATTTACTACAGGTCATACAGGATTTGGAGTACCCTTTGCAACATGGCCGGACAGATCCGACGTTCCAAGGTCTGCAGCAAGACCTTTAAGATATATGGACAGATACCTTCTTATAAACCAAGGTTCCGTATTTTATATGACGGAAGCTTTAGCCCAAGTGCAAGGGATAGAAAGAGGACCTGCAGGGAACACATCCTTGGCTGTGGCTTTTTCATTGGCACAGGAATTGGACGAAGACAAAATAGTAGTGGCTCAGGAGACAGAATATACGGGAGCCGGAAAGCATATTCAACCTCAGCTTAGTTTCGCTAAGGAGAACGGGATTAAAGTAGAAATAGGAGATCCTGAGGATGAAGTACCGGGAAAGAATATTGTTCTTCCCAAGGATCCAAGTTATATCAAAGCAAAAGATACGGATATAAATAAGATGAGAAAGTCCTATATTAAAAATTGTATTAAACATTCCGATGCTAAGAAAGTAACTGACAAGGATATCAAGTTTTTAGCTGAAGAAACAAAGACAAATGAAGAATTTGTTAAGGAAGAATTGAAAGAATTAAATATTATTTATTAG
- the ord gene encoding 2,4-diaminopentanoate dehydrogenase — protein sequence MRKENVKIIIWGLGAMGKGMAEALLAKKGVDIVGVVGRGNKVGKSMYDFLDVKRGNRKDVIIGTRDEVITEKASDLVLLATDSYTRNAFDKMKFCLEKKINVITTAEEMSYPKAKEPELTKELDKIAKENGVTVLGTGINPGLIMDLLVVILTGACLDVDHIKAERVNSLSPFGTTVMHEQGVGTTVEEFNQKMKEGKLAGHVGFAESVNMIADALGWKLSKKVEQTMAPIVSKVYRKTPYVEVQPGDVAGCKMLGYGYVDNELKIEMVHPQQVEPQLEGTNTGDYITIKGTPNINMSNKPEVPGGIGTIAMCINMIPQVINSRPGLKTMLDLPVPRAIMGDMREFIEEE from the coding sequence ATGAGAAAAGAAAATGTAAAAATTATTATTTGGGGCCTTGGTGCCATGGGAAAAGGCATGGCAGAAGCATTGCTTGCTAAAAAAGGCGTTGATATTGTAGGAGTAGTTGGAAGAGGTAATAAAGTTGGTAAGAGCATGTATGATTTTCTCGATGTAAAGAGAGGAAACAGAAAAGATGTCATCATTGGAACAAGAGATGAAGTTATTACTGAAAAAGCATCAGACTTGGTACTTCTTGCAACGGATTCCTATACAAGAAATGCTTTTGATAAAATGAAATTTTGCTTGGAAAAGAAAATTAATGTCATAACTACTGCAGAAGAGATGTCCTATCCGAAAGCAAAAGAGCCGGAACTTACAAAAGAATTGGATAAAATTGCAAAGGAAAACGGTGTTACTGTATTAGGAACAGGAATTAACCCAGGACTTATTATGGATTTACTTGTAGTGATTTTAACCGGAGCTTGCCTTGATGTTGATCATATTAAGGCAGAAAGGGTTAACAGCCTTTCACCTTTTGGAACTACTGTAATGCATGAACAAGGAGTAGGGACAACTGTTGAGGAATTCAACCAGAAAATGAAGGAAGGAAAATTGGCAGGCCATGTTGGTTTTGCTGAATCAGTTAATATGATAGCTGATGCTTTGGGATGGAAATTAAGCAAGAAAGTAGAACAGACTATGGCTCCTATAGTTTCAAAGGTATACAGAAAGACCCCTTATGTTGAAGTTCAACCCGGAGATGTGGCCGGATGCAAGATGTTAGGCTATGGATACGTTGATAATGAATTGAAGATAGAAATGGTTCATCCTCAACAGGTTGAGCCTCAATTGGAAGGAACAAATACGGGAGATTATATAACAATTAAAGGAACACCTAATATAAATATGTCGAATAAGCCTGAAGTTCCCGGAGGAATAGGTACGATTGCAATGTGTATTAACATGATACCTCAGGTAATCAATTCACGTCCTGGTCTTAAAACAATGTTGGATTTACCGGTACCGAGAGCAATAATGGGAGATATGAGAGAATTCATTGAAGAAGAATAA
- the ortA gene encoding 2-amino-4-oxopentanoate thiolase subunit OrtA, whose protein sequence is MDAKKGTWVRIHNIVLKSEERSPHLPEDTRKVPLEMWVKGFLLNDEANIGDMVEVETYIGRREKGKLVEVNPYYTHSFGKCVPELLYIGRQLRGIISKEGDR, encoded by the coding sequence ATGGATGCAAAAAAAGGTACATGGGTAAGAATTCATAATATTGTATTGAAGTCGGAAGAAAGATCGCCTCATTTGCCTGAAGATACTCGAAAGGTACCATTGGAAATGTGGGTAAAGGGATTTCTTCTTAACGACGAAGCAAATATCGGAGATATGGTGGAAGTTGAGACTTATATAGGACGCAGGGAAAAAGGAAAATTGGTGGAAGTTAATCCTTATTATACTCATAGCTTTGGAAAATGCGTTCCAGAATTACTTTATATAGGCAGACAATTGAGAGGAATAATCAGCAAGGAAGGTGATCGATAA
- a CDS encoding sensor histidine kinase, whose amino-acid sequence MKKKIFVILLLLSLIAITILFVEFLSSQRIVYGTVANIKLAYYIFVFIFIGFLMTLLTYFYRNKDFKILSKEFNEVNKQLNSTILQLRENNIKFKSILTSITDGVIAVDNNKNIIFINSSAEKIFKMDEEESIDKNLDYIIKDEKAQQVFYELLTKNGEEREYEISGLDHKVMKINSNFIFEDKNSREKLGTIFVIRDITELKKLESIRKDFVANVSHELKTPLTSLKGFIETLKSGAIGDPSVSDKFLNIMDIEVNRMNALVEDLLMLSEIESEKRNALDEYFHIEEVIDEVFQVLNIKAEKRNIVLSRGIKKGIPAIYGNFNYFKQMILNLTDNAIKYTQKGGKVVVKAQKIRSHVVIDVIDTGIGIAPEDQKRIFERFYRVDKSRSKQMGGTGLGLAIVKHIVLMFKGTITINSKFGEGSIFTVTIPLDGKD is encoded by the coding sequence ATGAAAAAGAAGATATTTGTAATTCTTTTATTATTGTCTTTGATAGCAATAACGATTTTGTTTGTTGAATTTTTGAGTTCTCAAAGGATTGTTTACGGTACGGTAGCAAACATCAAACTTGCTTATTATATTTTTGTATTTATATTTATAGGATTCCTTATGACACTTTTAACTTATTTTTATAGAAATAAGGATTTTAAAATATTATCTAAGGAATTCAATGAGGTAAACAAGCAATTAAATAGTACTATATTGCAACTTAGGGAAAATAATATAAAGTTTAAATCCATTTTGACAAGTATTACCGACGGAGTAATTGCGGTGGATAACAATAAGAATATAATTTTTATTAATTCTTCTGCCGAAAAAATTTTTAAAATGGATGAAGAAGAAAGCATAGATAAAAATTTGGATTATATCATTAAAGACGAGAAAGCACAGCAGGTATTTTATGAATTATTAACAAAAAACGGAGAAGAAAGGGAATATGAAATTTCGGGACTCGATCACAAGGTGATGAAAATCAATTCTAATTTTATTTTTGAAGATAAGAACTCCAGGGAAAAACTTGGAACAATCTTTGTAATACGGGATATAACCGAATTAAAAAAACTCGAGAGTATAAGAAAAGATTTTGTGGCAAATGTAAGCCATGAATTAAAAACTCCTTTGACTTCTCTGAAAGGATTTATAGAAACCCTTAAGAGCGGTGCAATCGGGGATCCCTCAGTATCTGATAAGTTTTTAAATATTATGGACATAGAAGTAAACAGAATGAATGCTTTAGTGGAAGACCTTCTGATGCTGTCTGAAATAGAAAGTGAAAAAAGGAATGCACTGGATGAATATTTTCATATAGAAGAAGTAATTGATGAGGTATTTCAGGTTTTGAATATTAAAGCTGAGAAAAGGAATATTGTATTGTCCCGGGGAATAAAGAAAGGGATACCTGCTATATATGGAAATTTTAATTATTTTAAGCAGATGATATTAAATTTAACCGATAATGCAATAAAATATACCCAAAAGGGTGGAAAAGTAGTTGTCAAAGCGCAGAAAATCAGAAGCCACGTTGTTATAGATGTAATTGATACAGGTATAGGAATAGCGCCGGAGGATCAGAAAAGGATATTCGAGAGATTTTACAGAGTTGATAAATCAAGATCTAAGCAGATGGGAGGAACAGGATTAGGTCTTGCAATAGTAAAGCATATAGTATTAATGTTTAAGGGGACGATAACGATAAACAGCAAGTTTGGAGAAGGTTCAATTTTTACTGTAACCATACCTTTAGATGGGAAAGACTAA
- the oraE gene encoding D-ornithine 4,5-aminomutase subunit OraE produces MELKPNEKLSIENILKDLDKYRPRRRGWTWRKGTGQKRKIWQFEYHDTSENLKQSQPLPASKYFDNIDPQPEPVITTEIASGRFEDDIRRMRMAAWHGADHIMVIRTAGQSHIDGLIEGTPQGIGGIPVTRKQVRAQRKALDLIEDEVGRPINYHSYVSGVAGPEVAVMFAEEGVNGAHQDPQYNVLYRDINMIRSFVDAASAKKVMAWADMAQIDGAHNANATAREAWKVMPELMVQHALNSIFSVKVGMKKGNICLSTVPPTAPPAPCMRLDLPYAVALREFFTGYRMRAQMNTKYMESSTREATVTHVLNLMISKLTSADIQSTITPDEGRNVPWHIYNIEAVDTAKQALVGMDGLEEMVEIKRDKGELADRVREIKERAVLFMEEILEVGGYFKAVQDGFFVDSGYYPERNGDGIARQIDGGVAAGTIVERDKDYMTPVTAVFGYNNVAQYDKTAVDNPSKLIGGCTFEDPDKIVYIDELDETDNVNVRMEENKELRNSTKIKPEMEWLGDGTILITMFLPAEARTAEFAAIEIGKKLGLENVEAISREIMQEAEGTRVEIKGKVPFTIDTSKLVIPPKPEVMTDDEIREEIDAHPMKIVAATVGEDEHSVGLREIIDIKHGGIEQYGIKCVYLGTSVPVEKLVDAAIEEKADAILASTIISHDNVHYKNMKKIHELCVEKGIRDKVIIATGGTQVSNELAVKTGVDVGFGRGSKGSEVATFLVKKRREMREKK; encoded by the coding sequence ATGGAGCTTAAACCTAATGAAAAATTGAGCATTGAGAATATTTTAAAGGACCTCGATAAATACAGGCCGAGAAGAAGAGGCTGGACGTGGAGAAAGGGAACAGGACAAAAGAGAAAAATATGGCAATTTGAATACCACGATACATCAGAAAATTTAAAGCAGTCTCAGCCGTTGCCTGCCTCAAAATATTTTGATAATATTGATCCTCAGCCTGAACCGGTTATAACCACGGAAATTGCTTCGGGAAGGTTTGAAGATGATATCAGAAGAATGAGAATGGCCGCATGGCATGGAGCAGATCATATAATGGTTATAAGAACAGCGGGCCAAAGCCATATTGACGGATTGATAGAAGGGACTCCTCAAGGTATAGGAGGAATACCGGTAACCAGGAAACAGGTTCGTGCTCAGAGAAAAGCATTGGATTTAATAGAAGATGAAGTGGGCCGCCCGATAAATTATCACTCTTATGTAAGCGGTGTGGCAGGCCCGGAGGTTGCGGTAATGTTTGCGGAAGAAGGCGTAAACGGGGCCCATCAGGATCCTCAGTATAACGTGTTATACAGGGATATAAATATGATAAGGTCCTTTGTTGATGCCGCTTCTGCAAAGAAGGTTATGGCATGGGCAGATATGGCTCAGATAGATGGTGCCCATAATGCCAATGCAACAGCAAGAGAAGCATGGAAGGTAATGCCGGAACTTATGGTACAGCATGCGCTGAACAGTATTTTTTCAGTAAAAGTCGGAATGAAGAAGGGGAATATTTGCCTTTCGACAGTACCGCCTACGGCACCGCCAGCTCCTTGTATGAGATTGGACTTACCTTATGCCGTAGCTCTGAGAGAATTTTTTACGGGATACAGAATGCGTGCCCAGATGAATACCAAGTATATGGAATCTTCAACAAGAGAAGCTACAGTTACTCACGTTTTAAACCTTATGATTTCAAAACTTACAAGTGCTGATATTCAGTCAACTATTACACCTGATGAAGGAAGAAACGTTCCATGGCATATTTACAATATTGAGGCAGTAGATACTGCTAAACAAGCCCTTGTAGGCATGGACGGCCTCGAGGAAATGGTTGAGATAAAGAGAGATAAAGGAGAACTTGCAGACAGGGTAAGAGAAATAAAGGAAAGAGCAGTTCTTTTCATGGAAGAAATATTGGAAGTAGGAGGATATTTCAAGGCTGTTCAAGATGGCTTCTTTGTGGACTCGGGATATTATCCTGAAAGAAACGGAGACGGAATAGCAAGACAGATTGACGGAGGAGTTGCAGCAGGTACAATCGTTGAAAGAGATAAAGATTATATGACTCCTGTAACAGCGGTATTCGGATATAATAACGTAGCTCAATACGACAAAACCGCTGTGGATAATCCTTCCAAGTTAATCGGAGGATGTACTTTTGAGGATCCGGACAAGATAGTATATATTGACGAACTGGACGAAACCGATAATGTTAATGTAAGAATGGAAGAAAATAAAGAATTAAGAAATTCCACAAAAATAAAACCGGAAATGGAATGGCTGGGAGACGGGACAATCCTAATAACAATGTTCTTGCCGGCAGAAGCAAGAACGGCAGAATTTGCCGCAATTGAGATAGGAAAGAAATTAGGGCTTGAAAATGTTGAAGCAATCAGTAGGGAAATAATGCAGGAAGCAGAAGGAACGAGAGTAGAAATTAAAGGAAAAGTTCCTTTCACCATTGATACAAGTAAGTTGGTTATTCCGCCTAAACCAGAAGTAATGACAGACGACGAAATCAGAGAGGAAATAGATGCTCATCCTATGAAAATTGTAGCTGCTACTGTGGGAGAAGATGAACATTCTGTTGGTTTGAGGGAAATTATCGATATCAAACACGGAGGAATTGAACAATACGGTATTAAGTGTGTATACCTTGGAACAAGCGTGCCCGTTGAGAAGCTGGTAGATGCCGCTATAGAAGAGAAAGCGGATGCCATCCTCGCTTCAACTATTATAAGCCATGACAATGTTCACTACAAGAATATGAAGAAAATACATGAACTTTGTGTTGAAAAAGGTATAAGAGATAAAGTAATAATTGCTACCGGAGGAACTCAGGTATCTAATGAACTGGCGGTTAAAACCGGCGTTGATGTAGGTTTCGGCAGAGGATCAAAAGGCTCTGAAGTAGCTACATTCTTGGTTAAAAAAAGAAGAGAAATGAGAGAGAAAAAATGA
- the pgeF gene encoding peptidoglycan editing factor PgeF, translating into MDFIEKSYKEMIYYEIPFFNENKNVKTIFTSRIGFNKGNILNNLALLFDEPENKIVFSNQVHGNNISIIKDINFYNETEKPKGVDGLLTDKKNIVLVTVHGDCVPLFFFDKKRKIIGLAHAGWRGTLSDIGGKMINLMKREFGSELSDIIVGIGPSIGPCCYEVGEEIYESFVGKHLFLIECFEKKEGKYHLNLWRSNELLILRAGILKQNIVNSCLCTSCHNDRFYSYRKERTMERMAAGIKLMG; encoded by the coding sequence ATGGATTTCATAGAAAAATCTTATAAAGAAATGATCTATTACGAAATACCTTTTTTTAATGAGAATAAAAATGTTAAAACTATTTTTACATCAAGAATTGGATTTAATAAAGGGAATATTTTAAATAATTTAGCTTTGCTGTTTGATGAACCTGAAAATAAAATTGTATTTTCTAACCAAGTTCATGGGAATAATATATCAATAATTAAGGATATAAATTTTTATAACGAAACAGAAAAACCTAAGGGAGTAGATGGACTTCTCACAGATAAAAAAAATATAGTATTGGTTACTGTTCATGGAGACTGTGTTCCATTATTTTTCTTTGATAAGAAAAGAAAAATTATAGGATTGGCTCATGCAGGATGGAGAGGAACTTTATCGGATATTGGTGGTAAGATGATTAACTTAATGAAAAGAGAATTCGGTTCCGAACTTTCTGATATTATTGTGGGAATTGGACCTTCTATCGGGCCCTGCTGTTATGAAGTCGGGGAAGAAATCTACGAATCATTTGTCGGTAAACATCTTTTTTTAATTGAATGTTTTGAGAAGAAAGAAGGAAAATATCATTTGAATCTTTGGAGAAGTAATGAATTGCTTATTTTAAGAGCAGGAATTCTTAAACAAAATATTGTTAATAGCTGCCTATGTACCAGTTGCCATAATGACAGATTTTATTCCTACAGAAAAGAGAGGACAATGGAGCGAATGGCGGCCGGAATTAAACTAATGGGATGA